A single Aspergillus puulaauensis MK2 DNA, chromosome 7, nearly complete sequence DNA region contains:
- a CDS encoding uncharacterized protein (CAZy:GH3;~COG:G;~EggNog:ENOG410PVNS;~InterPro:IPR017853,IPR019800,IPR036962,IPR037524, IPR008979,IPR002772,IPR036881,IPR026891,IPR013783, IPR001764,IPR011658;~PFAM:PF00933,PF01915,PF14310,PF07691;~go_function: GO:0004553 - hydrolase activity, hydrolyzing O-glycosyl compounds [Evidence IEA];~go_process: GO:0005975 - carbohydrate metabolic process [Evidence IEA]), producing the protein MAATAESESTINTLLSQLTLAEKCALLSGKNMWETTPIPRLGIQSLKTTDGPAGVRGAKWTNGSRTTFIPCGISLAATFDKELVQRIGAVLGAEARNKQAHVLLAPTMNLSRSSFGGRNFENFGEDPFLTGGLATAYISGVQSEGVGACMKHFVANDQETRRFNMDESIDERTLREVYLKPFHMALAADPWTAMTSYPKVNGVHADCSRALVRGILREEWGYEGLVMSDWGGLNSTIESIRASTDLEMPGPALRYGPALVKAVKAGQVSEGDIDASVRRMLDTLHRAGRLAAGGGVHAETKDINIMSGEETEDCPQYRNTARETAEDGIVLLKNEDRILPIQSAKLTKIAIIGPNAKTPTAGGSGSAIVNPYYVTNPYDSLVNAAKSINPQLEVVYEPGILTHLHLPLMGSILTTPDDSVQGVQVDFYHGHSLDGSVVATTYWQDSLVYLMSDGDIPGQLKGKPFSFRARGLFTPTTSGYYDFSLSNTGKAKFFVDNELLIDNMEWTQICANFMNCSSPDKSATMHLDAGRKYTFRIDNVVVPPPTRPHDNTLFHRIAGVRVGMLIQHDEEAMFAAAVHAAKTADLAVVIAGHNNDTEREGCDRTSLSLPGRTDELIQAVAAINESTVVVTQSACAVSMPWVNRVPAIVQAWYQGQENGNALAAVLLGSVNPSGKLPITFPRRIEDHGSHPWFPGNAQTDKAEYGEGVMVGYRWFDAKDLEPLWPFGFGLSYTMFAVSDVQVHGSVAADGSRAARLSALVTNTGSRVGKEVVQVYVSSSNAVPEGQRVEKGLAGFEKVTVAPGQEERIDITLDSTAFSWYDVESAGWRVDTGVYQCFVGNSSRDISATVDIIVE; encoded by the coding sequence ATGGCAGCCAcagcagagtcagagtccacaatcaacaccctcctctcgCAGTTAACCCTCGCAGAGAAATGCGCACTGCTCTCTGGGAAGAATATGTGGGAGACCACGCCCATCCCACGACTGGGAATCCAATCCCTCAAAACAACAGATGGGCCAGCTGGCGTCCGCGGCGCCAAGTGGACAAATGGCTCGCGCACAACGTTCATTCCCTGCGGGATTTCGCTCGCAGCAACGTTCGATAAGGAGCTTGTGCAGCGCATAGGAGCGGTTCTAGGCGCCGAGGCACGGAACAAACAGGCGCATGTTCTGCTTGCGCCAACGATGAATCTTAGTCGAAGCTCCTTTGGGGGACGCAACTTTGAGAATTTCGGGGAGGATCCCTTTTTGACGGGGGGTTTGGCCACTGCGTATATCTCTGGTGTGCAGAGTGAAGGGGTTGGTGCCTGTATGAAGCATTTTGTAGCGAATGACCAGGAGACAAGGCGGTTCAATATGGACGAGAGCATTGATGAGCGCACGTTGAGGGAGGTTTATCTCAAGCCGTTTCATATGGCGCTCGCTGCGGATCCTTGGACGGCTATGACCAGTTATCCCAAGGTCAATGGGGTTCATGCGGACTGCAGTCGGGCCTTGGTGCGTGGTATTCTGCGCGAAGAGTGGGGGTATGAAGGGCTAGTGATGAGTGACTGGGGTGGATTGAATTCAACAATCGAGAGTATCAGGGCCTCCACAGACCTGGAGATGCCTGGTCCGGCTCTTCGCTATGGGCCAGCGCTAGTGAAGGCCGTGAAGGCTGGACAGGTGTCCGAAGGGGATATCGATGCATCGGTCCGACGGATGCTGGACACTCTTCATCGGGCAGGGCGCCTTGCTGCAGGTGGAGGTGTGCATGCAGAGACCAaagacatcaacatcatgaGCGGCGAGGAAACGGAGGACTGTCCTCAGTATCGAAATACCGCTCGAGAGACAGCAGAGGATGGAATTGTGCTGCTCAAGAACGAGGACCGGATACTCCCCATACAATCAGCAAAACTCACCAAGATCGCCATCATCGGACCCAATGCGAAGACGCCGACAGCTGGGGGGAGTGGAAGTGCCATCGTGAACCCTTACTACGTGACCAACCCATACGACTCGCTTGTCAACGCCGCGAAGAGCATCAATCCGCAGCTGGAGGTGGTCTACGAGCCAGGTATCCTaacccatctccatctccccttGATGGGCAGCATCCTGACAACACCTGATGACAGCGTGCAAGGCGTGCAAGTGGACTTCTATCACGGGCATTCCCTGGACGGAAGCGTCGTCGCCACGACGTACTGGCAGGACTCACTGGTCTATCTGATGAGCGACGGGGAcatccccggccagctcAAGGGGAAGCCGTTTAGTTTCCGTGCCAGGGGACTGTTTACACCGACGACCAGTGGCTACTACGACTTCAGCCTGTCGAATACGGGGAAAGCAAAGTTCTTTGTGGACAACGAGCTGCTGATTGACAATATGGAATGGACACAAATATGCGCCAATTTCATGAACTGCAGTAGCCCGGACAAATCGGCCACGATGCACCTCGATGCAGGCAGAAAGTACACCTTCAGGATCGACAATGTTGTTGTCCCCCCGCCTACAAGACCGCATGATAATACGCTGTTCCATCGCATTGCTGGTGTTCGGGTTGGCATGCTCATCCAGCacgacgaggaggccatGTTTGCGGCTGCCGTGCATGCTGCAAAGACAGCGGATCTGGCAGTTGTAATTGCCGGGCATAACAATGACACTGAGCGCGAAGGCTGTGATCGTACTTCTCTATCGCTCCCGGGGCGGACAGACGAGCTCATCCAGGCGGTTGCGGCTATAAATGAAAGCACCGTCGTTGTTACGCAGTCTGCATGCGCAGTCTCCATGCCGTGGGTGAACCGGGTTCCTGCCATCGTCCAGGCCTGGTATCAGGGTCAGGAAAATGGCAATGCCCTGGCCGCGGTGCTTTTGGGGTCCGTCAATCCATCAGGAAAACTGCCCATTACTTTCCCACGGCGCATTGAAGACCACGGCTCGCATCCATGGTTCCCGGGTAATGCGCAGACAGATAAGGCTGAGTATGGCGAGGGCGTGATGGTCGGGTATCGCTGGTTTGATGCGAAGGACCTGGAGCCACTCTGGCCGTTTGGGTTTGGACTTTCCTATACGATGTTTGCTGTCAGCGATGTGCAGGTGCATGGAAGTGTCGCTGCAGACGGATCCAGGGCTGCCCGACTGTCTGCACTTGTGACGAACACAGGCAGCCGTGTTGGAAAGGAAGTGGTGCAAGTCTACGTTTCGTCCTCGAATGCCGTACCTGAGGGGCAGAGGGTGGAGAAGGGACTGGCTGGGTTTGAGAAGGTCACGGTGGCTCCTGGCCAGGAAGAGAGGATTGATATTACACTCGATTCAACCGCCTTTTCCTGGTATGATGTTGAAAGCGCTGGATGGAGGGTAGACACTGGCGTGTACCAGTGCTTCGTTGGGAATAGCTCGCGGGATATATCTGCAACAGTTGATATTATTGTAGAGTAG
- a CDS encoding uncharacterized protein (InterPro:IPR036259;~TransMembrane:10 (i12-31o43-63i75-95o101-125i214-237o243-262i274-291o297-321i333-356o362-386i)), translating to MAQGANPGSVAVASFANMFSVGTTYALSILQAEVHRLLGIHHAWSYAPFAFATIGLSIGVATCTSLTERSSARTVAAAGTILWGLAVILAGHFLASLSFEGIIVSFMIGGIGVGWTYLAVVVWIGESLPAQSLARTAIGPLGFSSGAAACTMASHFFQVGSLNGAEIGTALKCAGSGFITVGVTTLILVPGDGNITTHTPNYPAKPPPSFNRAFFQLLLFMNSLPGMALFASLLPVVSNHTRFATGFTLPCCLMALALGGLLSPTLSARLSPRTLFMSLFCLRGLLLTTFSQTRHPAVFLATVATVFFAHGLGFSTLPGIINSRLGPDAVFSHHYGLILTTWGLAGVVGSLLNAFLASSGDFTPVSLVLGLAMLAFGCTLGWTSLFPCQCIIN from the coding sequence ATGGCGCAAGGTGCTAACCCAGGCAGCGTCGCTGTCGCGAGCTTCGCCAACATGTTCAGCGTCGGAACCACCTACGCCCTTAGCATCCTCCAGGCGGAAGTACACAGACTCCTAGGCATCCATCATGCCTGGTCCTATGCTCCATTCGCCTTTGCAACAATTGGTCTGTCTATCGGCGTTGCAACGTGCACCTCGTTAACTGAGCGAAGTAGCGCTCGAACCGTCGCAGCAGCTGGTACTATTCTCTGGGGTCTTGCAGTCATTCTTGCAGGCCATTTCCTAGCATCTTTATCCTTCGAAGGCATCATCGTCTCTTTCATGATCGGTGGAATTGGAGTTGGATGGACATACCTAGCTGTCGTTGTGTGGATCGGGGAGAGTCTTCCAGCGCAGTCTCTAGCGAGAACCGCCATCGGGCCTCTGGGCTTTTCGTCTGGGGCTGCAGCGTGCACGATGGCTTCACATTTCTTCCAAGTCGGCAGCCTCAATGGAGCTGAGATCGGAACTGCCCTGAAATGCGCAGGATCAGGGTTCATCACTGTGGGCGTAACGACACTCATTCTCGTCCCAGGAGACGGCAATATAACGACGCACACACCGAACTATCCAGCgaagccaccaccatccttCAACCGCGcgttcttccagctgctgctaTTCATGAATTCCCTCCCAGGAATGGCCCTCTtcgcttctcttctcccgGTCGTCTCAAACCACACTCGCTTCGCTACTGGATTCACCCTTCCCTGCTGTCTGATGGCACTCGCACTTGGAGGCCTGCTATCACCAACCCTCAGTGCGCGACTCAGCCCAAGAACACTCTTCATGTCCCTCTTCTGCCTCCGAGGCCTGCTCCTGACTACGTTCTCTCAAACAAGACACCCAGCGGTGTTTCTCGCAACTGTTGCAACCGTGTTCTTTGCCCATGGACTTGGGTTCAGCACCCTTCCTGGTATTATCAATAGCCGACTTGGTCCTGATGCTGTGTTCTCTCATCACTATGGCTTAATCCTTACAACATGGGGTCTGGCCGGCGTTGTTGGGAGTTTGCTTAATGCCTTCCTCGCTTCCTCCGGAGATTTCACACCCGTCAGCCTTGTCCTGGGTCTCGCTATGCTTGCTTTTGGATGTACTTTGGGTTGGACCTCGCTGTTCCCCTGCCAGTGCATCATCAATTAG
- a CDS encoding uncharacterized protein (COG:S;~EggNog:ENOG410Q1F3;~InterPro:IPR027417,IPR011990;~go_function: GO:0005515 - protein binding [Evidence IEA]) — protein sequence MATSFQAHVHNSFESPTSLTHTRWVPGIPDVNGASTISSSFRSRTTSSETSTALHDLSRTIEYRKSHIMDPSSVNSASHERILDWIRSERMRKLPPEGSSYDKVLVRARLFVERLHSFELGIQPFAGDSQTATQLAYIYCATLLGLGEENSEALMDLFNFFYRCSTDLHHLMGRAELFPVSRSIRDQVTLAVGDLVTLVVEIASHFQKSLTDITSGSVAIDIHNTFSELIESFQARCEDVAELMWQHQVSQEGLGHQVTDVKTLREWLQPEDTVLEHITKYTSQFAQDREESTCLWVAPHLTRFMKGDQKTLAITGRPGSGKSILATVINDHLQSPIGGVSYQSIFVPINGRIPALTTPQAVAKTILSELFAVRVGNVGLYKSLSDTYQRCTKTVNDEEYADLLWAAVKSGLHSTMQGSKPTVLIVDGTDESTCGQDVLLKGLRGASSDVENLKLIVTGSEKHDVFPKQSTVNITPDLISDDVAAVVRTVFHHSPSYNSLSAEDQEVCVHRMVKAAEGSFLWAKLASKRIRDDDTSKTRSLVKDIGSFVKANHSVGNLVYQTLKSNASQAGVKIVAWLATAARPLTVSELSSLLSIQPDKGAIVEQKVAPLNLLKPFAPLVFYQNNMVYLRHGQFRSAICNIISNDKSIPAIKDTQLDLIRRMAIYIKHTVTGKEEPSLDTPDPQQAQVLLEKHPLLDFSLRYWLGHTRIAFGCDTDQEISKAGQALSQVFPTSPLVPMLEMTVWKRKPTPSLLSLHTTQGHLYQKVLGAKDPATLQATLCQALFFQTVQDVQPVQASEVFYNAAKICQAVLTVHHLITMRMTKHFLDFTEKKTTMSKSEIMTKRTEMLQVLVECYKVHYGGSSEMVMSTLSQLSEHYQAIGQTHKAQEITTLIQGSTSESQQETTNTRRPSEQSLVVQLHGRKDSVEHGTVLTLDETFQDDIAITTTFNLQSLLSKAEKEIREGKITAAEQTYVDIWQQTSKDNRVHNSIESELRNIKAIMAYSDFLKSQRRDSEVASVLSSFWEEHGQTMSSSQEVVSQFTGIAKRMRSVGLSSQALSVLKQCSHHTSREDHLHKEIQETIVSTSTEVLQGSTSAMTESDLQEMANSGSDLSATAIDKLVKLYMSQHRWKDATRTLKQALQGAWPSFFVRSVNDVAFPRSNVQYSIDLAQRLRLCYRYRRNPAKEEDICLRLYHAVQRDRKVGGNELFDGITRGLVNLYERSRQTDKLVSIHNDILKDYTSRFGDGHPAVLKQLWTLADLTRPGTVCVDYYQRIFDILNKNSDTCTPEAFEPLVILTTELVNQKRYKAALQPGSILFKTLHHPNINPRLRNDKFVKSVYERYIHCLHMTNAEFRVIHDVTAEYRKACLAVFGTKAVITIEATKTLAHISQTSKEYEAEAVKLYKELLQMHSEETDIDYEDIRATIDGISEEREDQSKTDHTSQGKRPTVTTTQQTLTTTLATYGWTHEASLSQMESLVSLYAQQNNIQSATVLLHDAASHILKSDSSSAEIIRAAKSIAIGYRNIGQIQRARELAQEIHRQVITGSTSAKYRITSSKHQSLLFLAQLEYSLRDGRELSLTMNEIYSSLMAESVYFERFHAEARSKSTSLQGILPTVSHLEELFNLRGDVPSSQLLMERFTDFFMSREGEVLDLNRRQATVFLSTILEHFRTHSSQNFLRSVALASHDGVVHRLSINEHQAAADLALASFRYIQAHDGFATMTTMKLVFKMGLAISAWVVQPQSGSRFEQDLINISETICKEMLRHCKGKNIDLSQLDAVHLNNLIKVLDKQKDYRSLSWLLTSLWTKRQISSPPQANGGYTLALGRMLVVTRYLVGEYTSAIRLAEDIVYNCARVHGPTHPSTVEMSVLLSQMYTSTAQGYQNKEDQRELAYQYYKKAAGLHENSLRALVDPSSASIAGTDGSPSPSSSEPSSPGGESGAESSGKRARKHLHLLKLAIERLGNWPKDYKEYEQLNSDLFTAFGNDLKGVEGVDKWNLKQFGSGRAEASDDLIALKSYPRLDLNSLAITV from the exons tctcctcctcctttcgTTCAAGGACAACCTCTAGTGAAACAAGCACCGCCCTGCATGACCTCTCCCGTACTATAGAGTACCGAAAATCCCACATCATGGACCCTTCCAGCGTCAACAGCGCCAGCCATGAGAGGATCCTGGACTGGATCCGCTCAGAGCGCATGCGCAAGTTGCCCCCTGAGGGCAGCAGCTATGACAAAGTCCTTGTGCGAGCAAGGCTTTTCGTCGAGCGACTCCATTCCTTTGAGTTAGGGATCCAGCCGTTTGCTGGTGACAGCCAGACCGCGACGCAGCTGGCTTATATCTATTGCGCCACGCTCCTCGGG CTAGGCGAGGAGAACAGTGAAGCGCTGATGGACCTGTTTAATTTCTTCTATCGATGCTCAACAGATCTACACCACCTCATGGGCCGCGCGGAATTGTTCCCTGTCTCTCGCAGCATCAGAGACCAGGTTACCCTTGCTGTTGGCGATCTGGTGACGTTGGTTGTGGAGATTGCGTCCCATTTCCAAAAGTCTCTCACGGATATCACATCTGGGTCTGTTGCGATTGATATTCACAACACCTTCTCTGAGCTTATTGAGAGCTTTCAGGCTCGTTGTGAAGACGTGGCTGAGCTGATGTGGCAGCACCAGGTCTCCCAGGAGGGCCTCGGACATCAAG TGACCGATGTCAAGACGCTCAGAGAGTGGCTCCAGCCCGAGGATACCGTGCTCGAGCATATCACAAAGTATACATCGCAATTCGCCCAAGACCGCGAAGAGTCAACATGTCTCTGGGTGGCGCCGCATCTGACGCGGTTCATGAAAGGTGACCAGAAAACACTAGCCATCACTGGTAGACCAGGCTCGGGGAAGTCCATTCTTGCAACAGTAATCAATGACCACCTCCAGAGCCCTATTGGGGGTGTCTCGTACCAGTCTATCTTTGTCCCAATCA ATGGCCGAATCCCTGCCCTGACAACTCCCCAGGCTGTTGCCAAAACTATTCTCTCTGAACTGTTCGCAGTCAGGGTTGGAAACGTCGGCCTTTACAAATCCCTCTCAGACACTTATCAGCGCTGCACAAAGACCGTCAATGACGAAGAGTACGCGGACTTGCTCTGGGCTGCTGTGAAGAGCGGTCTTCATTCCACCATGCAGGGCTCCAAGCCGACTGTGCTCATTGTCGACGGAACAGACGAGTCTACCTGTGGACAGGATGTTCTGCTCAAAGGCCTTAGGGGTGCAAGCTCCGATGTTGAGAATCTGAAGCTGATTGTGACCGGATCTGAGAAGCACGATGTCTTCCCTAAACAGTCCACTGTTAATATAACCCCAGACCTCATCTCGGATGACGTTGCTGCGGTGGTCCGGACTGTTTTCCATCACTCTCCGTCCTACAACTCGCTCAGCGCAGAGGACCAGGAGGTCTGCGTGCACCGGATGGTGAAGGCTGCAGAGGGCTCATTCCTTTGGGCCAAACTCGCGTCTAAACGAATCCGGGACGACGACACGTCCAAGACTCGGTCCTTGGTGAAGGATATCGGCAGCTTTGTCAAGGCAAACCATAGTGTTGGCAACTTGGTGTATCAGACGCTGAAATCCAATGCATCTCAAGCTGGAGTGAAGATAGTTGCCTGGCTTGCTACCGCTGCACGACCCTTGACGGTCTCAGAGCTGTCGAGTCTTCTTTCGATTCAGCCAGACAAGGGCGCCATTGTTGAACAAAAGGTCGCACCCCTTAACCTCCTAAAGCCCTTCGCGCCCCTCGTCTTCTATCAGAACAATATGGTGTATCTGCGGCATGGCCAATTTCGCAGTGCTATCTGCAACATCATCAGCAACGACAAGTCTATTCCAGCGATCAAGGACACGCAGCTTGACTTGATTCGCAGGATGGCAATCTACATCAAGCACACCGTCACAGGAAAGGAGGAGCCCTCGCTGGATACCCCAGATCCTCAGCAGGCTCAAGTCCTCCTGGAAAAGCACCCTCTGCTGGACTTTTCCCTGCGATACTGGCTGGGCCATACCAGAATAGCTTTTGGTTGTGACACAGACCAGGAAATATCCAAAGCCGGGCAGGCCTTGAGCCAGGTCTTCCCGACCAGTCCCTTGGTGCCTATGCTCGAAATGACAGTGTGGAAGAGAAAGCCAACCCCGTCGCTGCTGTCGTTGCATACCACGCAGGGTCATTTGTACCAGAAGGTCCTGGGAGCGAAGGACCCTGCTACCCTGCAGGCAACCCTGTGCCAGGCGCTCTTTTTCCAGACAGTGCAGGATGTACAGCCGGTGCAGGCGAGCGAGGTATTCTACAATGCTGCAAAGATCTGCCAGGCGGTTCTCACGGTGCACCATCTCATTACGATGCGCATGACGAAGCACTTCCTCGACTTTACTGAGAAGAAGACCACGATGAGCAAGTCTGAGATTATGACAAAGAGGACTGAGATGCTTCAAGTCCTGGTTGAATGTTACAAAGTCCACTATGGCGGTTCGAGCGAGATGGTCATGTCGACCCTATCGCAGCTTTCAGAGCACTACCAAGCAATCGGTCAAACGCACAAGGCCCAGGAAATCACAACCCTGATCCAGGGCAGCACCAGCGAGTCACAGCAGGAAACAACAAACACTCGCAGGCCTTCGGAGCAGTCCCTGGTTGTTCAGCTTCATGGGCGGAAGGACTCTGTGGAGCATGGCACTGTCTTGACTCTGGATGAGACTTTCCAGGACGACATTGCCATTACCACAACGTTCAACCTGCAGTCGCTTCTCTCAAAGGCTGAAAAGGAGATCCGCGAGGGCAAGATAACGGCTGCAGAACAGACTTATGTAGACATCTGGCAGCAGACCAGTAAGGACAACCGAGTGCATAATTCTATCGAGTCAGAGCTGCGCAATATCAAAGCCATCATGGCGTACTCTGACTTCCTCAAGTCTCAAAGGAGAGACAGCGAGGTGGCCTCGGTACTTTCTAGCTTCTGGGAAGAACATGGGCAGACAATGTCGAGCTCCCAGGAAGTGGTCTCGCAGTTCACTGGCATTGCAAAGCGGATGAGGTCCGTCGGGCTGTCCTCGCAGGCCTTGAGTGTGTTGAAGCAATGCTCGCACCATACCAGTCGCGAAGACCACCTGCACAAGGAGATCCAGGAGACCATTGTATCCACGTCCACAGAGGTCCTCCAGGGGTCTACTTCGGCCATGACGGAGTCGGATCTCCAGGAAATGGCCAACAGTGGCTCCGATCTCTCTGCTACAGCTATTGACAAACTGGTCAAGTTGTACATGTCACAGCACCGATGGAAGGATGCCACAAGGACACTGAAACAGGCATTGCAAGGCGCCTGGCCGTCTTTCTTTGTGCGCTCCGTCAATGATGTGGCTTTCCCACGCAGCAACGTGCAGTATTCTATTGACTTGGCTCAACGATTGAGACTCTGCTACCGTTACAGACGCAATCCAGCaaaggaagaggatatcTGCCTCCGGCTGTACCATGCAGTCCAGCGTGATCGCAAGGTCGGCGGCAATGAGCTGTTCGACGGCATTACAAGGGGGCTTGTCAATCTCTACGAGCGCAGTCGCCAGACGGACAAGCTTGTTTCCATCCACAATGATATCCTGAAGGACTACACGAGCCGCTTCGGAGACGGCCATCCAGCTGTACTTAAACAGCTCTGGACGTTGGCTGATCTGACCCGCCCGGGAACTGTCTGTGTGGACTATTACCAGCGCATCTTCGACATCCTGAACAAGAACTCGGATACTTGCACGCCAGAAGCGTTTGAGCCCCTGGTTATACTCACGACAGAGCTTGTCAACCAAAAGCGCTACAAGGCTGCACTCCAGCCCGGCAGCATTCTGTTCAAGACCCTCCACCATCCCAACATCAACCCCAGGCTGCGCAATGACAAGTTCGTCAAATCGGTGTACGAGCGCTATATCCACTGCCTGCATATGACCAATGCCGAGTTCCGTGTTATCCACGATGTGACTGCGGAGTATCGAAAGGCTTGTCTGGCTGTGTTTGGCACCAAGGCGGTTATTACAATCGAAGCAACCAAGACACTGGCGCATATCTCCCAGACGTCCAAGGAATACGAGGCTGAGGCAGTGAAGCTGTACAAGGAGCTCCTCCAGATGCATTCGGAAGAGACAGACATTGATTACGAAGATATTAGAGCAACCATCGACGGAATTTCTGAAGAGCGAGAAGATCAGTCGAAGACGGACCACACCTCTCAAGGAAAACGCCCAACCGTCACCACTACTCAGCAAACCCTGACCACTACGCTGGCAACGTATGGATGGACCCACGAGGCTTCTCTGTCTCAGATGGAGAGCTTGGTGTCGCTGTATGCTCAGCAGAACAATATTCAAAGCGCAACAGTACTCCTCCACGACGCTGCTAGTCATATCCTCAAATCAGACAGCTCGTCTGCCGAAATTATTAGGGCTGCTAAGAGCATTGCTATCGGATATAGAAATATAGGACAAATCCAACGCGCAAGAGAGTTGGCCCAGGAAATCCACCGCCAGGTCATCACGGGAAGCACGTCGGCCAAGTATCGCATAACTTCTAGCAAGCACCAGAgcctgctcttcctcgcgCAGCTTGAATACAGTCTCCGCGACGGAAGAGAGCTGTCGCTTACCATGAACGAGATTTATTCTTCGCTGATGGCGGAGTCTGTCTACTTTGAGCGATTCCACGCAGAAGCTCGATCGAAATCGACCAGTCTCCAGGGAATCCTGCCTACTGTTTCTCATCTGGAGGAGCTTTTTAATCTGCGGGGTGATGTTCCTAGCTCACAGTTGCTGATGGAGCGATTCACGGACTTCTTCATGTCGCGCGAGGGCGAAGTCCTCGATCTCAACCGACGACAGGCCACCGTCTTCCTGTCCACAATTCTCGAGCATTTCCGCACACACTCGTCGCAGAACTTCCTGCGGTCTGTAGCCCTTGCCTCTCACGATGGAGTGGTGCATCGCCTTTCGATAAACGAGCACCAGGCGGCAGCGGATCTCGCGCTGGCGTCGTTCAGATACATCCAGGCCCACGACGGGTTCGCGACCATGACCACCATGAAGCTCGTCTTCAAGATGGGTCTCGCGATCTCAGCATGGGTTGTCCAGCCACAGTCCGGGTCTCGGTTCGAACAGGATCTGATCAATATATCGGAGACGATCTGCAAGGAGATGCTCCGGCACTGCAAGGGGAAGAACATCGACCTCAGCCAGCTGGACGCTGTGCATCTTAACAATCTTATCAAGGTCCTCGATAAGCAGAAGGATTACCGCAGTCTCTCGTGGCTGCTTACCTCGTTGTGGACGAAGCGTCAGATTTCGTCCCCGCCCCAGGCGAATGGAGGATACACGCTCGCGCTGGGCCGCATGCTCGTGGTTACCAGGTACTTGGTGGGCGAGTATACCTCTGCCATCCGGTTGGCTGAGGATATTGTATACAACTGTGCACGGGTTCATGGGCCGACGCATCCCAGTACTGTGGAGATGAGCGTCCTCCTGTCGCAGATGTATACTAGCACTGCCCAGGGCTACCAGAACAAGGAGGACCAGCGCGAGCTGGCATACCAGTACTAtaagaaggctgctggatTGCATGAGAATTCCCTGCGGGCCCTGGTCGATCCCAGCTCTGCGAGCATCGCAGGCACAGATGGGTCTCCTAGCCCGTCAAGCTCTGAGCCATCCAGTCCTGGAGGGGAGAGTGGCGCTGAGTCCTCAGGAAAACGGGCCAGGAAGCACCTGCATCTCCTTAAACTTGCAATCGAGAGGCTGGGCAACTGGCCCAAGGATTATAAGGAGTACGAGCAGTTGAACTCGGATCTGTTTACGGCGTTCGGCAACGACCTGAAGGGTGTCGAAGGGGTGGATAAGTGGAATCTCAAGCAGTTTGGCTCTGGGCGTGCAGAGGCCAGTGATGACTTGATTGCTTTGAAGTCGTATCCCAGATTGGATTTGAATTCTTTGGCTATTACGGTTTAG